One region of Nitrosopumilaceae archaeon genomic DNA includes:
- a CDS encoding zinc ABC transporter substrate-binding protein, which produces MKSGKSAVIIGGIIASVIIAIIAVSMNASLLQSTTQNSALNIQTPEKLKVAASFFPLYEFTKNVAGDKADVSSFLPIGTEPHEWEPSIQQIQELKGTKLFIYNGAGMEAYISNFMSSEEFSNMTFVKATEGITLLKADSAEDDKQILAQGGMDPHVWNDPILAEQEVTNIKNAMEKADPINAKYYEDNANAYIAKLVALDNSIKSGLSNCKKDTFVSFHNAYHYFTNRYGVHDVWISGMAPEADVPPQDIQKVVQIAKDKDVKVIFSEDLVDPRLANTLANEVGAQVLVLSPLEGINQTEQQEGKTYLDKWYQNLHNLKIALECQ; this is translated from the coding sequence ATGAAGTCAGGCAAGAGTGCAGTAATAATTGGCGGGATAATTGCGTCTGTCATAATTGCAATTATAGCTGTATCAATGAATGCCAGTCTTCTGCAATCAACAACACAAAACTCAGCACTGAATATACAAACACCTGAAAAGCTCAAAGTAGCAGCATCATTTTTTCCATTATATGAATTTACAAAAAATGTAGCAGGTGACAAGGCCGATGTTTCCAGCTTTCTTCCAATTGGAACTGAACCACATGAATGGGAACCCAGTATACAACAGATTCAAGAATTAAAAGGAACAAAACTTTTCATTTATAATGGTGCTGGCATGGAAGCATACATTTCAAATTTCATGTCATCTGAAGAATTTTCAAACATGACATTTGTCAAGGCTACGGAAGGTATCACTCTCTTGAAAGCTGATTCTGCTGAAGACGACAAACAAATTCTAGCTCAGGGAGGAATGGATCCACATGTGTGGAACGATCCAATACTTGCAGAACAAGAAGTCACAAATATAAAAAATGCTATGGAAAAAGCAGATCCTATAAATGCTAAATATTATGAGGATAATGCAAATGCATACATTGCAAAGTTAGTTGCACTGGATAACAGCATAAAATCTGGATTATCAAACTGTAAAAAAGATACTTTTGTATCATTTCATAATGCATATCATTATTTTACAAATAGATATGGTGTACATGATGTCTGGATAAGTGGAATGGCACCGGAAGCAGATGTTCCACCACAGGATATTCAAAAGGTAGTCCAAATTGCAAAAGACAAAGATGTCAAAGTAATATTTTCTGAGGATTTGGTTGATCCTAGACTTGCTAATACATTAGCTAATGAAGTAGGTGCACAGGTTTTGGTACTAAGCCCTCTTGAAGGCATAAATCAAACTGAACAACAAGAAGGAAAGACATACCTAGACAAGTGGTATCAAAACCTGCATAATCTCAAAATTGCGCTAGAATGTCAATGA
- the pyrB gene encoding aspartate carbamoyltransferase, translated as MSNSFFQKDIVSIRDFDKKKFETIFDATDKIIKMNPSERRELARGKTLGYLFFEPSTRTRLSFEAAMASLGGTSIGIADASSSSTKKGESLADTVKIMSLYSDVLVLRHQLDGSSRFAAEVSEKPMINAGSGTEEHPTQAILDLYTIWKEKKRIDGLKIGIVGDLKYGRTVYSLLYALGNYKVDVHLISPTALKIRADSTYEIKKRLPYKESTDLEENLDEFDVLYVTRIQKERFADAEEYAKVKGSYKIVPDMLKKMKDDVIIMHPLPRLDEISHDLDSTKQAKYFKQAEYGKDTRAALLALILNENGF; from the coding sequence ATGAGCAATTCTTTTTTCCAAAAAGATATTGTCTCAATCCGTGATTTTGACAAGAAAAAATTTGAGACAATCTTTGATGCTACTGATAAAATAATTAAAATGAATCCAAGTGAGCGTCGCGAACTTGCTAGAGGAAAAACCTTGGGATATCTTTTCTTTGAACCAAGTACCAGAACTAGATTAAGCTTTGAAGCTGCAATGGCATCATTAGGTGGTACATCAATAGGCATAGCTGATGCTTCATCTTCTTCCACCAAGAAAGGTGAGAGCCTTGCTGATACTGTAAAGATAATGTCACTTTATTCTGATGTTCTTGTACTGCGACATCAGCTTGATGGATCTAGTAGGTTTGCAGCAGAAGTTTCAGAAAAACCAATGATAAACGCAGGAAGTGGAACAGAAGAACATCCTACTCAAGCAATATTGGATCTTTATACAATTTGGAAAGAGAAAAAACGAATTGACGGTCTGAAAATAGGAATTGTTGGCGATCTAAAATATGGCAGAACAGTATATTCATTACTCTATGCACTTGGTAACTACAAAGTTGATGTACATCTTATTTCCCCAACAGCATTAAAAATTCGTGCTGATTCTACTTATGAAATTAAAAAACGATTGCCTTACAAAGAATCAACAGATCTAGAAGAAAATCTAGATGAATTTGATGTTCTTTATGTTACAAGAATACAAAAAGAAAGATTTGCTGATGCTGAAGAATATGCCAAAGTTAAGGGTAGCTACAAGATTGTGCCTGATATGTTAAAGAAAATGAAAGACGATGTCATAATAATGCATCCATTACCACGTCTAGATGAGATTTCACATGATTTGGATTCTACAAAACAAGCAAAATACTTCAAACAGGCTGAATATGGTAAAGATACACGTGCTGCACTTCTTGCCCTTATTTTAAATGAAAATGGATTTTAA
- a CDS encoding tetratricopeptide repeat protein: MNKNKKTYIIFLHDKAVHFTSIGNHKKAIQQYNKILKIDPNDFESLVNKATTLSELGKFQDALKYYDMAEKINPCDFDVLYNKATTLYDAGIYLDAISYFNKALKVKPQSIVALCNKANALTALGKHDESINTYDKALRISPDDPIILNNKGIVYAGQKNHKKAIFCFDKASRIKPNDVDSLCNKGNSLSELQKYREATDCFKKALKINPEDFDASMRLGMTLNEINKPKKAIPYFNKVLKHDPKNTDVIINKGISYHILGRYIKALEYFDKALKYDNHDANALYHKARSLAIQENDKETLDVLKLAFDEYEKHHEHNDKEEEIFKDRVRKDKSFLRLFNNTTFQKLVK, encoded by the coding sequence ATGAATAAAAATAAAAAAACATACATTATTTTTTTACATGATAAAGCAGTACATTTCACAAGCATCGGAAATCACAAAAAAGCGATTCAACAATATAATAAAATTCTAAAAATAGACCCAAATGATTTTGAATCTCTAGTTAACAAAGCAACTACATTATCTGAATTAGGAAAATTTCAAGATGCCTTAAAATATTATGACATGGCAGAAAAAATAAATCCTTGCGACTTTGATGTTCTTTACAACAAAGCAACAACTTTGTATGATGCTGGAATTTACCTTGATGCTATTTCATACTTTAACAAGGCATTAAAAGTAAAACCCCAAAGCATAGTAGCTCTATGCAACAAGGCTAATGCATTAACTGCACTCGGAAAACATGATGAGTCTATAAATACATACGATAAGGCCTTGAGAATTTCTCCAGATGATCCAATAATTCTAAACAATAAAGGAATTGTATACGCTGGACAAAAAAATCACAAAAAAGCCATTTTCTGTTTTGACAAAGCATCTAGGATAAAACCTAATGATGTTGATTCGCTTTGCAATAAAGGAAATTCCTTATCAGAATTACAGAAATATCGAGAAGCAACCGACTGTTTTAAAAAAGCTCTTAAAATCAATCCTGAAGATTTTGATGCATCTATGCGATTAGGAATGACTCTTAATGAAATAAACAAGCCAAAAAAAGCCATACCTTATTTTAACAAAGTTCTAAAACATGATCCAAAGAATACAGATGTTATCATAAACAAGGGAATTTCTTATCACATTTTAGGCAGATACATAAAGGCACTTGAATATTTTGACAAGGCATTAAAATATGATAATCATGATGCAAATGCACTTTATCACAAAGCCCGTAGCCTTGCAATACAGGAAAATGATAAAGAAACATTAGATGTTTTAAAATTAGCATTTGACGAATATGAGAAACATCATGAACATAATGACAAAGAAGAAGAAATTTTTAAAGATCGAGTCAGAAAGGACAAATCATTTCTTAGGCTATTCAACAACACTACATTTCAAAAACTTGTCAAATAA
- a CDS encoding zinc ABC transporter substrate-binding protein: MKSGQKIGVIGGVIAAAILIAAVVLTSTNIFQQQNTQSTIPPVSPSSTSTIQIVAAENFWGSLISQLGGTHVQVLSIVSDPNADPHEYSSNAANARAISTADFVIVNGAGYDDWALKIISASNNPNQKVLNVADLLGKKQGDNPHFWYGPTYVNETLNKMYSDLVSIDPTNAAYYTQQYANLNASLGHYNNRINEIKQQFHGTQVASTENIFEYLANAAGLDLVSPPEFMKAVAEGNDPPAQSVVQFQQLLQGQGGNVTVLVYNEQTVTPLTQSIKALAAKEGIPIVGVTETIQPSDVTFQDWMNGELLSLQNALNAQALGK, encoded by the coding sequence GTGAAATCTGGACAAAAAATAGGAGTAATAGGTGGGGTAATTGCAGCTGCAATCCTTATAGCTGCTGTTGTTTTGACAAGTACTAATATTTTCCAACAACAAAACACGCAAAGTACAATACCACCTGTCAGTCCGAGTTCAACATCAACGATACAAATAGTTGCAGCTGAAAATTTTTGGGGCAGTTTAATATCTCAGCTTGGCGGAACACATGTCCAAGTGTTGAGCATTGTTTCAGATCCTAATGCTGATCCTCATGAATACTCAAGCAACGCCGCTAATGCAAGAGCAATTTCAACTGCTGATTTTGTCATTGTCAACGGAGCCGGATATGATGACTGGGCTCTAAAAATTATTTCGGCAAGTAATAATCCAAATCAAAAAGTTTTGAACGTTGCAGATCTTCTTGGAAAAAAACAGGGCGATAATCCACATTTTTGGTATGGTCCTACTTATGTGAATGAAACTCTGAATAAGATGTACTCAGATCTTGTTTCTATCGATCCAACAAATGCCGCATATTATACACAGCAGTATGCTAACTTGAATGCATCACTTGGACACTATAACAATAGAATCAACGAGATCAAGCAGCAATTCCATGGTACACAAGTAGCATCTACAGAGAACATCTTTGAGTATCTTGCAAACGCTGCGGGTCTTGACCTCGTATCTCCTCCTGAATTTATGAAAGCTGTTGCTGAAGGAAACGATCCGCCGGCACAGAGTGTTGTACAATTTCAGCAGCTGCTTCAAGGCCAGGGTGGAAATGTGACCGTGTTGGTCTACAATGAACAAACCGTAACACCGCTCACGCAAAGTATCAAGGCACTTGCCGCTAAAGAAGGTATTCCGATTGTTGGTGTAACAGAAACAATACAGCCATCAGATGTTACATTCCAAGATTGGATGAATGGAGAATTGCTCTCTCTTCAAAACGCACTTAATGCACAAGCCCTTGGAAAATGA
- a CDS encoding ABC transporter ATP-binding protein has translation MSTSHSKIITAEHAVAGYQDKTVWSDASFDIDRGEFVAIIGPNGAGKTTLFRLLLGLQQPVNGTIKIFNAPPKRGNTQIGYVPQRHTIDSETNIESLELVRLGFSGKQWGFNLFSQKDRKAAFDALEAVGARELAHRSLSTLSGGELQRIFLAEALVSNPDILLLDEPLSNLDMRREKELLQLVNNVVRSRNVTALLIAHNINPLLPFLDKVVYIANGKLATGKPKEVLTSESLTALYGVPIEVLNDSKGNIAIIGIEDSHGHE, from the coding sequence ATGAGCACATCACATTCCAAGATCATTACAGCTGAACATGCAGTAGCTGGTTATCAAGATAAGACCGTCTGGAGTGACGCCAGTTTTGACATTGATCGCGGTGAGTTTGTGGCAATTATTGGTCCTAACGGAGCAGGTAAGACAACTCTATTTCGTTTACTACTCGGATTACAGCAACCAGTTAACGGCACTATCAAAATATTCAATGCCCCTCCTAAGCGTGGAAATACACAGATTGGTTATGTGCCCCAGCGTCACACAATTGACAGCGAAACTAATATTGAATCTCTCGAATTAGTGCGACTAGGTTTTTCCGGCAAGCAGTGGGGTTTTAACCTTTTTTCCCAAAAAGACCGCAAAGCTGCTTTTGATGCGCTGGAAGCTGTTGGAGCGAGAGAGTTGGCACATCGTTCCCTCAGTACATTGTCAGGTGGAGAACTACAGAGGATATTTCTAGCAGAGGCATTAGTAAGCAATCCTGATATATTATTGCTTGATGAACCATTGTCGAATCTTGACATGAGGCGCGAGAAAGAATTGTTGCAGCTTGTCAATAACGTGGTTAGATCGCGTAATGTAACAGCATTACTGATAGCTCATAACATTAATCCTCTTTTACCATTTCTCGATAAAGTGGTGTATATTGCCAATGGCAAGCTGGCAACCGGAAAACCGAAAGAAGTTTTGACGTCAGAGTCTCTTACAGCTTTGTACGGGGTTCCAATTGAAGTACTGAATGATTCCAAGGGCAATATTGCGATTATAGGTATTGAGGACAGCCATGGTCATGAATAG
- a CDS encoding CopG family ribbon-helix-helix protein has protein sequence MGIISISLNDNILKEMDQLQKEFGFTGRSELIRAGIRMLLTDKIDKEKQTGDIGCILTVTHEEDDEESVTKIKHRFENIIQTHLHCKIRNDKCLELFILNGKATKVNEMSREFQASDKMEHVKLTIT, from the coding sequence ATGGGAATTATCAGCATATCACTAAATGATAATATCTTGAAAGAGATGGATCAACTCCAAAAAGAGTTTGGATTTACTGGAAGATCTGAATTGATAAGAGCCGGAATAAGGATGCTTCTAACAGACAAAATAGACAAAGAAAAACAGACAGGTGATATTGGTTGTATTCTTACAGTTACACATGAGGAAGACGATGAAGAGTCTGTAACCAAAATAAAACACAGATTTGAAAACATAATTCAGACACATCTTCATTGTAAGATAAGAAACGATAAGTGTTTAGAATTGTTCATACTCAACGGTAAAGCAACAAAGGTTAATGAAATGTCACGAGAGTTCCAAGCAAGTGACAAGATGGAACATGTGAAATTAACTATTACCTGA
- a CDS encoding V-type ATP synthase subunit B yields MSGVAFKTLSKIAGPLIFVEGVDNAAYGEMVEIKLPNGERRQGQVLDTRQGLAVVQVFGPTLGMTTSGTSTKFTGETAMMSVSDEMLGRVFDGLGNPRDNGPKIVSKQKVDLVGSGINPYAREEPSEFIQTGMSNIDGMNTLVRGQKLPIFSGSGLPHNLLAAQIARQAKVLGGSENFSVVFAAIGITSEESNFFIKQFEESGALGRTALFLNLSSDPSMERILTPRLALTTAEFLAYERDMHVLVIITDMTNYCEALREIAAAREEVPGRRGYPGYMYTDLSSLYERAGKIKGRHGSVTQIPILTMPADDITHPIPDLTGYITEGQIVMSRDLHRADIHPPVDVLTSLSRLMNQGIGKGNTREDHRGLADQLYAAYAQGKDARSLAAIVGEEALSDLDKKFLKVANNFERKFVNQGMDENRSIEQTLDIGWELLSELSDSEMNRIKPEFIAKYGKRTTKGGA; encoded by the coding sequence ATGTCTGGTGTAGCATTCAAGACACTATCAAAAATTGCAGGTCCACTGATATTTGTAGAAGGCGTAGATAATGCAGCTTATGGCGAAATGGTTGAGATAAAACTTCCCAACGGTGAGCGACGACAAGGACAAGTCCTTGATACTAGACAAGGTTTGGCTGTGGTTCAGGTCTTTGGTCCAACACTTGGCATGACCACATCTGGAACTTCAACAAAATTCACTGGTGAGACTGCTATGATGTCAGTTTCTGATGAAATGCTTGGAAGAGTATTTGATGGATTAGGAAATCCTAGAGATAATGGACCAAAAATAGTATCTAAACAAAAAGTTGATCTTGTAGGTTCTGGTATCAACCCATACGCCAGGGAGGAACCTTCAGAATTCATCCAAACAGGAATGTCAAACATTGATGGAATGAATACTCTTGTAAGAGGTCAAAAGCTTCCAATATTTTCTGGCTCTGGTCTTCCACATAATTTACTTGCTGCACAGATTGCAAGACAGGCCAAAGTTCTTGGTGGTTCTGAAAACTTTTCCGTTGTGTTTGCTGCAATAGGAATTACAAGTGAAGAATCAAATTTTTTCATAAAACAATTTGAAGAAAGTGGAGCTCTTGGAAGAACTGCACTGTTTTTGAATCTGTCATCTGATCCTTCGATGGAACGTATACTTACTCCTAGACTTGCTTTAACAACAGCAGAATTTCTTGCTTATGAGCGAGACATGCATGTTCTTGTAATTATTACCGATATGACAAACTATTGTGAAGCATTAAGAGAAATTGCTGCAGCACGTGAAGAAGTTCCAGGAAGAAGAGGATATCCAGGATACATGTATACGGACCTATCCTCTCTTTATGAAAGAGCTGGAAAGATAAAGGGACGACATGGTTCCGTAACACAAATTCCTATACTTACGATGCCAGCTGATGATATTACACATCCTATACCAGATCTTACTGGTTACATTACGGAAGGTCAGATAGTAATGAGTAGAGATTTGCATAGGGCAGACATTCATCCACCAGTAGATGTCTTAACAAGTCTTTCACGTTTGATGAATCAAGGTATTGGAAAAGGAAATACAAGAGAAGATCATCGAGGTCTAGCAGACCAACTTTATGCAGCATATGCACAAGGTAAAGATGCAAGATCGCTTGCAGCTATAGTTGGTGAGGAAGCTCTAAGTGATTTAGATAAGAAATTCCTAAAGGTTGCTAACAACTTTGAGAGAAAATTTGTCAATCAAGGAATGGATGAAAACCGTTCAATTGAACAAACTCTAGACATCGGCTGGGAATTACTTAGCGAACTATCTGACTCAGAAATGAATCGTATTAAACCAGAATTTATTGCAAAGTACGGGAAAAGAACCACAAAGGGTGGTGCATAG
- a CDS encoding metal ABC transporter permease codes for MVMNSATFSINLLADLQQMFQFEFMQHAFEAGTIVAIIAGIVGYFVVLRRSSFAAHALAHIGFAGAAGAVLFGIRPVFGLLLSTSASGFVMAILGPRAAHRDTQIGIVLAFMLGMGVLFISLYTGYATEAYSILFGEILGISSSDAFLTLVAGSIILAAIAVVYRPLLFASLDEEVAEAKGMPVLLLGIVFMLLVAIAASIAVQVVGVLLIFSLMVTPAATAQRLAKRPQRVIIISIVIALMATWLGLFISFYEPYPVSFFITSEVFIFYLFVRFIYQRIKPREVYQTNSQ; via the coding sequence ATGGTCATGAATAGTGCTACCTTTAGCATTAATTTACTTGCTGACCTGCAACAAATGTTTCAGTTCGAGTTTATGCAACATGCATTTGAAGCAGGAACAATAGTCGCAATCATAGCAGGCATTGTCGGTTACTTTGTTGTGTTACGTCGTTCATCGTTTGCAGCCCATGCACTTGCTCACATTGGTTTTGCCGGTGCAGCAGGAGCCGTATTATTTGGAATCAGACCTGTTTTTGGTCTTCTGTTGTCTACAAGTGCCAGCGGTTTTGTGATGGCCATACTTGGTCCTCGTGCTGCCCATCGTGACACTCAGATCGGTATAGTTCTTGCATTCATGTTAGGCATGGGCGTATTATTCATCAGCCTCTATACTGGTTATGCGACTGAGGCATATTCTATCTTGTTTGGAGAAATATTGGGCATTAGTAGCAGTGATGCCTTTCTAACACTTGTTGCTGGTTCGATAATTTTAGCTGCAATTGCGGTTGTATATCGACCGCTTTTATTCGCATCACTTGATGAGGAAGTGGCAGAAGCAAAAGGAATGCCTGTTCTTTTGCTTGGCATAGTTTTCATGCTTTTGGTTGCAATTGCAGCATCGATCGCTGTTCAGGTGGTAGGTGTCCTTCTTATTTTTTCATTAATGGTCACGCCAGCGGCAACTGCTCAACGATTAGCAAAACGACCACAGCGAGTTATAATAATTTCTATAGTTATTGCTCTAATGGCAACGTGGCTGGGTCTCTTTATTTCATTTTATGAGCCATATCCGGTAAGCTTTTTCATAACAAGCGAAGTGTTTATTTTTTATTTGTTTGTTAGGTTCATTTATCAAAGAATTAAACCTAGGGAAGTTTATCAGACTAATTCCCAGTGA
- the pyrI gene encoding aspartate carbamoyltransferase regulatory subunit, giving the protein MSESDLIVRRIKNGTVIDHIEAGKGLKVLNALEIDGKDGNVITLALNVPSSKVAKKDIIKVENRFLKDGDTNKLALIAPKATVNIIKDYKLVEKRRVTLPNEIERIFRCSNPDCITNSGEDIEPIMDVVDKTGLVLRCRYCTRTLDVNELKYY; this is encoded by the coding sequence ATGTCAGAGTCTGATCTTATAGTAAGACGAATCAAGAATGGTACTGTAATTGATCACATTGAGGCAGGAAAGGGTCTCAAAGTTCTAAATGCACTTGAGATAGATGGAAAGGACGGCAATGTCATTACACTAGCACTAAATGTTCCTAGCTCAAAGGTTGCAAAAAAAGACATCATAAAAGTTGAGAATAGATTTCTAAAAGATGGTGATACCAACAAGCTTGCACTGATTGCACCAAAAGCTACTGTAAATATCATCAAAGACTACAAACTGGTCGAAAAAAGGCGAGTAACTCTTCCAAATGAGATTGAGCGAATATTCAGATGTTCAAATCCAGATTGTATAACAAATAGTGGCGAAGACATTGAGCCTATAATGGATGTAGTTGATAAAACTGGTCTTGTTCTTAGATGCAGATATTGCACAAGAACTCTAGATGTAAACGAATTAAAATATTATTAA
- a CDS encoding V-type ATPase 116kDa subunit family protein, with product MVLKPVPMTMMAVLGLRKDRQVVISVLHDMGIVQLEPLSKDVASMLKNERDNDLYRQVSDQLLRVKAFKTILPPNPVSSCQRFPTIDNLMQAAKSIDLDSKIASLEREKENLLTKINETENNRKLVEEFSFFPEDFNVLQLVLGHSYFGRLDSKQFPSFKKALEANNLDVFLYSKEEKEITRIVLITFPNFPPHALATAVQEYNVKLEAVPKLNGTAVQLKQSLGTVLNELNQKLKEIDIQLGEISKEHYANIVCIEEQLEIENRKLEVIDNLGVTSESFALEGWIPKSKLESVKANLDKHAIGTIVYELETEANPPTLFANPKRFKLFEAFIRFYSLPQGKEFDPTLIFGLIFPVFYGMMVGDAGYCLFILLVCRWVIRRVEGGKRNLNIMPKPLRKFALTILKPRQMVKLAKAMTPGAIIGIILGFTFNLYFGFHLNGYLFNYINTALGMQILPASGAIFNPIIGLRRLLLISGYIGLGMVTFGLILGILNSLREGEKKHAIGKVGWLVFGWGVVMTGLALMHHGHINPIHHVEGIGYVGLLLGGIGLMFVGEGPRAIMELPSIVSHILSYTRIVGILLASVILADVIDFIFIKTLHHSIPFIVLGTMILFIGHIFNIIIGVFEPGIQGARLVYVEFFSKFYHGNGRAFRPFGTTRKFTYDQYELEIKEKTKVKK from the coding sequence ATGGTACTCAAGCCTGTCCCAATGACTATGATGGCAGTACTTGGTTTAAGAAAAGATAGACAAGTTGTAATTTCTGTTTTACATGATATGGGCATAGTACAATTGGAACCATTATCTAAAGACGTAGCTTCTATGCTCAAAAATGAACGTGATAATGACCTTTACAGACAAGTCTCAGATCAACTCCTTAGAGTTAAAGCATTCAAAACAATTCTACCTCCTAATCCAGTTTCAAGTTGTCAACGTTTTCCAACAATTGACAACTTGATGCAAGCGGCAAAATCAATCGATTTAGATTCCAAAATAGCTTCACTAGAAAGAGAAAAAGAAAATCTCCTAACTAAGATAAATGAGACTGAAAATAACAGGAAACTTGTTGAAGAGTTTTCATTTTTCCCAGAAGATTTCAATGTGCTCCAGTTAGTATTAGGACACTCTTACTTTGGTCGTTTAGATTCAAAACAATTTCCATCTTTTAAGAAAGCATTAGAAGCAAATAATCTAGATGTTTTTCTTTATTCTAAAGAAGAAAAAGAAATTACCCGCATTGTTCTTATTACATTTCCTAACTTTCCTCCTCATGCCCTTGCTACTGCTGTTCAAGAGTATAATGTCAAACTTGAAGCTGTACCAAAACTCAATGGAACAGCGGTTCAATTAAAACAATCATTAGGAACTGTTCTCAATGAATTGAATCAAAAATTAAAAGAAATTGATATACAACTAGGCGAGATTTCAAAAGAACACTATGCAAATATTGTCTGTATAGAAGAGCAACTTGAAATAGAAAACAGAAAACTTGAAGTCATTGACAATCTAGGAGTAACATCTGAATCTTTTGCTCTAGAAGGATGGATTCCAAAATCAAAACTAGAATCAGTTAAAGCTAATCTAGACAAACATGCCATAGGAACAATTGTTTATGAATTAGAGACTGAAGCAAATCCACCAACACTATTTGCAAATCCAAAAAGATTCAAGTTGTTTGAAGCTTTTATTAGATTCTATTCTTTACCGCAAGGCAAAGAATTTGATCCTACGTTAATTTTCGGTCTTATATTTCCGGTTTTTTATGGCATGATGGTAGGGGATGCAGGCTATTGTCTTTTTATCCTCCTTGTTTGCAGATGGGTAATCAGAAGAGTAGAGGGTGGAAAACGTAATCTTAACATCATGCCAAAGCCTTTGAGAAAGTTTGCACTTACTATATTGAAACCCAGACAGATGGTCAAATTGGCAAAGGCAATGACTCCGGGTGCTATTATTGGAATTATTTTAGGATTCACATTCAATTTGTACTTTGGATTTCATCTCAATGGCTATCTGTTTAATTATATAAATACGGCACTTGGTATGCAAATTCTTCCTGCCAGTGGGGCAATCTTTAATCCAATTATAGGATTACGTAGACTTTTGCTAATCAGTGGATATATCGGTCTAGGCATGGTGACATTTGGCCTAATTCTTGGAATTCTCAATAGTCTAAGAGAGGGTGAAAAGAAACATGCCATTGGTAAAGTTGGCTGGTTGGTATTTGGCTGGGGTGTTGTGATGACAGGATTGGCATTAATGCATCATGGACACATCAATCCAATTCACCATGTAGAGGGAATTGGTTACGTAGGATTACTTTTGGGTGGAATTGGTTTAATGTTTGTTGGAGAAGGTCCAAGAGCTATTATGGAGTTACCGTCCATAGTCAGTCACATACTTTCTTACACAAGAATTGTTGGAATTTTACTAGCTTCAGTAATACTAGCTGATGTAATTGATTTCATTTTCATAAAAACACTACATCACTCAATACCGTTTATTGTTCTTGGAACAATGATTCTCTTTATTGGTCACATATTCAATATAATAATTGGAGTTTTTGAGCCTGGCATTCAGGGAGCAAGATTAGTTTATGTGGAATTTTTCTCCAAATTTTATCATGGAAACGGTAGAGCATTTAGACCATTTGGAACTACTCGCAAGTTTACTTATGATCAATACGAATTAGAAATAAAAGAAAAAACCAAAGTCAAAAAATAA
- a CDS encoding V-type ATP synthase subunit D produces MPSVINIRPTRLEYIRTKRRIVVAKKGLKLLKLKRQALILEFFNASKTAAALRSGLQSELVKGYQSIRLAEMLAGTMRLENEAMKIPQISKLQIQVKNVMGVSIPKLQGGKSNTAIIEHILELPPSINEAIKAFQNVHKMVLDVAEKETTLRKLLYEIEKTKRKSNAIENVFIPRLQGAVKFIIFRLAEMERDTFIMLKTVKRKMGEREQENIQREKEILAS; encoded by the coding sequence TTGCCATCAGTAATTAACATTCGTCCAACTCGTCTTGAATACATTCGTACCAAGCGAAGAATTGTTGTTGCTAAAAAAGGATTAAAGTTACTGAAACTAAAACGTCAAGCATTAATTCTGGAATTTTTTAATGCAAGCAAAACTGCTGCTGCCTTAAGAAGTGGTTTACAATCTGAATTGGTAAAAGGCTACCAAAGTATCAGATTAGCAGAGATGCTTGCAGGCACGATGAGACTAGAAAATGAAGCAATGAAGATTCCACAAATAAGTAAATTGCAAATTCAAGTAAAAAATGTAATGGGAGTTAGTATACCAAAATTACAAGGTGGAAAAAGTAATACTGCCATCATTGAGCATATATTGGAACTTCCTCCTTCAATTAATGAAGCAATAAAGGCATTTCAAAATGTTCACAAAATGGTGCTTGACGTTGCAGAAAAAGAAACCACATTACGAAAGCTTCTATATGAGATTGAAAAGACAAAACGAAAATCTAATGCAATAGAAAACGTTTTCATTCCAAGATTGCAGGGTGCTGTTAAATTCATCATATTCAGACTAGCTGAGATGGAACGTGATACATTCATCATGTTAAAGACAGTAAAACGCAAGATGGGTGAAAGAGAACAAGAAAATATTCAAAGGGAGAAAGAAATACTTGCCAGTTAA